Part of the Phragmites australis chromosome 23, lpPhrAust1.1, whole genome shotgun sequence genome is shown below.
CTCTTCCTCGAGAAGAGTGGTCTGCGCTTGACGGTTCTACTTGATTTGCACGAACACATCCGCCATGCTGGGCGGCGCAAGCAGCACAGGATTTCTCTCGTTGGACCCCTTAGGAAGATCACCCAAATTGCCGCGGGTCCTCATCCTGCTGTTAATTCAAGATTAGTGACGACAAGATCTTGACAAGGAAGATAACAAAAAGAAATTTATGATTACAAGGGATGGATAATTCAACATGAATGCGGTTGGGCTCCTTAAAGCCCATAATAAGTAAATGCGTGCAAAAAGAGACACATGAATGAACTATGCTCGATCCTTATCTACGTGTAtctttctcgagtgcatcaCTCCCCACAATCATCACAGGCATACATATGCAATAATccccaatcatcacccttcgcgtaaaaatgaaaaatggtgTTGGCACAAACGGTGCTCGTGCTACTCGCCACACAAGCGATGTTTCATATGTtgttgctaacgtattcacttcatATACCATTACCTTAcaggacaccccatgtaatcaccacatgggtagacgaccataactaccatcgtatggtggatgttcatacattattggtaacgtattcacttctcgtaccatCGCGTACGGGACATACCAGGCCCCTACCTCGTACtagttgagcccccgatatttaCCATCATCAGGATGCGTCCCTTACCTTCTTACCCTTTTTTTGTTGATTGCGTTGATGCAATATGAGTAAAATGATAGAATAATAAATAACAATCAATTGAATTGAAAGACATATTAAATATTCATAATACTCATACAATAAAAAGGTACAACATACAAGTCTCATACATAGGGCATAATATAGCTAACTTTAATCGTccaaaagtttgcaaaagaaactacgccCTATTACATTTTTCTTATCTCCACCGACTTAAAACCACCAATGATACGGATCCCGAACAAAGTGGTCCAGAAATACATCCAAGAGATGAGCTTGTGGAGAGTCCAAATCGTCAATGGCGTTAGGGTGTGTGAGATGTTGCGACTCACCTAACAGCATTTCCCTCGTGACACCTGCATTGTGGAACTCGGGGACTTGCAATCCAAGGGATGCTCGTGCGCTCGGCTATGGGGACGAGGTACCCATGTGCCTTTCACCACCGAAAAATGGTGAGTCTGAGGTGCCATGCTATATGGTGTCATATGGCCCTCTCCATACAACACCTCGCGTTTCACCAATCCGCGGCGCACTTGCGGTTCCATCGTGTATTGCAGCCGGTTGTAGCGCCTTCGTGTCTCCCATAACTCAGCCACCACACAACGGTAGGATTGGTCCAAGGAGAGAACCAACTCTAACAAGCAGTGCTCGTTCAATGGGGCCACATCCGGAACATTTTCAAAGTTGTTGACGTTGTTGCCCTGGATGGGAAAGTAGATGAAAGGCCATCCTCGTAGAACCGGTAACTCACAACGAAGGGCAGCCAGCGCCTTGTACGCCACCGCTTGAACCGCCATTTCTTCTAAAGTTCCAATTTCCTCAAAGTAGTGAGGTTGGCTCCGCCTTCTATGATCCTTGCTCGAATGTCCACGGTCGCTAGGTAATCCACAAAGTCTAGCCCAACTCCTCGAGCATACACCACATACTCCGGCCCGTAGGTGAAATTTGCACGCCAAAGCATCTCACAGAGGAGTGAGGGAAAACCTTCCACACCCTCGGCACGAGTGGCCATCACCAacgtaagaccatctccaaccgtTTCCTTCCCTTCCCATCCAAAAATCCCTTCCCGAAGAGATTCCCTTCCCAGATTCGTTCCCTTCAGGTTCCTGCACTCCAACAGCATTCCCTTCCCTGTTCCCTTCCCCAACAGAATTGTATTATTTACCATTTCCTCATAACCGCCACATGGGATACAATACGGCTGCAATACGTTGTATGAATACAATGTAAAGTTTTTTTACAGAGAGTTTAAAGATGGTTGTGCCTCGAACCCAACATTTTTTCGCGAGCAATCTTTGTAGCACTTTATTCTCGATTTTATTGTCTTCCCAAATCCGTAGAAAAGATGTGCACGCGCGCTACCCGTTTCATGGCCCCATGTAGTAATTTGTACATGTCTTTTGTATGTACATGATACATCTTTTGATAGCATATCGCTAGTACCTTCGTGTTTACGAGCCTTCCTTTGTAAGGCAGGAACCACATGCCTGCTGCCTTCGTGGGCACGAGCCTTCTCATGGAAGGAACTTGTCACATGGCTGGTAGCTTGCATGTGAAGCTAGACGGGAGTTGCTTGCTCGAGAAGACTGTCCTGGCTACAAAAGAGGGGTCATCGTGATGTCGAGAGGCACAATTGCGTCCACATTCCACACCTACACAATGACCTCATTTACGTCTGGAGATCAGTTCATGTTCTCATCGGACTCGAGCGACGATGAGGAAgaattgatgatgatggtcgCCATCGAGGAGGAAGAGCTTCGGACCCAAGGTCGCACTCGTCATTGGGGTTCAGTCCTAGGACATGCGGTCATAGATCGTGGGCACCAGGAAGGTGCTGCAAGGCTATTTCGGGACTACTTCAGCAACAACCCAGTATATGGTGATATACTGTTCCGTCGTAGGTACGCGCATCTTCCATACAAACACAATTGCAGGTTGTCTTTGGTTATTAACGATTGTGCACCCTATCAGGTTTCGGATGAGTCGGGCTTTGTTCTTGAGAATAGCCGCTGCTGTGGAGAACCACGACCCATGGTTTCGCCAGAAGAGGGATGCCACTGGGAAACTGGGGCTAAGCCCCCTTCAAAAGATGATAGCTGCCATACGACAACTGGCATACGGAGTCAGTGCTGACGCAGTGGATGAGTATGTTCGGATCGGGGGTAGCACAGCGATGCTTGCCCTGACAAAGTTTGTGGAAGCTGTTGTCTTGCTTTTCTCCGATGAGTACCTACGCTCTCCCACCGCAGAGGATACTGCCCGACTGTTAGCCATCGGCGAGCAGAgagggttccccgggatgctAGGTAGCatcgattgcatgcattgggttTGGAAGAACTACCCGAAAGCATGGCATGGCGCGTATACCGGTCATACGCGCAAACCCTCTATAGTTTTGGAGGCGGTTGCGTCGTACGATCTATGGATatggcatgctttctttggaATGCCCGGTAGTCTAAATGACATAAATGTTTTGCACCGCTCTAACATTTTTAGCAGGCTCACGGACGGGACTGCCCCTCCTGTGTCGTACACCATTAACGGTACCACGTACGACATGGGCTACTACCTAGGTGATGGAATTTACCCCGAATGGGCGACCATAGTGAAGCCTATCCCATCACCAAGGGGGAACAAGAGCGTGCTGTTCTCCGCCATGCAAGCAGCAGTTCGGAAAGATGTAGAACTCGCATTTGGCGTCCTGCAGTCGCGGTTCGCCATAATTCGGGGTCCAGGAAGAATTTGGGAACAACGCACACTACACAACATTATGACCGCTTGTATCATAATGCACAATATGATAATTGAGGACGAGAGAGGTGGCACCGATGTGAATGAGGTGTTTGAATATATGGGCGAGAAAGCGACAATCGAGGGTCGTGATCCAGACCAAGCCGTGCTCCAATACATAGAAGCAACTGAAGCAATTAGGAACCGGGCTATACACCACCAATTGCGTGATGATTTGGTGGAGCACATATGGAGTCGCCATGGAGCACAGTAGTAAGGTCATCAGGTTCCGCCCAACTGTACTGTCTTTGTTCGAATGTCTCTTTACTAATGTTCGGTCTAGTCGAAGCTTCTTCGTTGTAATGTGTGTTTATGGTATTTCAATTGCAATGTAAGGTACCGATAATTTATGAACTATTTCTATCGTGACTGTGGCCCTATTGCAAATACTGATTGAATCGAAAGATCGATGAGCAAATACTCAGGGCTACTCCAAACAGGAGGAAACAAATACTGCTCAGAATGTACATGCAAACATGTCCGCTGCGATGTAAAAGCAGGTgagaaaagcaaaaaaaatacTGAGTTCTAGTCCAAACACGAGCAGACCCAAGCTGTAATGTAGCAGTTTTGAAAGGAATAGTTCAAAATTAACACAGAAGTACATAGAATGTGGATATTATTAGGCCGAAGTAGCAACGTCAAACATTCGGCCGAACCTCTATGGGTTATGTTCTACGGTAGTCCATCGCGCCAAGATCTCTGCTTGCCTCTTCCTGTAGTACTCTCTCAGGGGACCAGAAACACTCTCCAAGTCAACCTTCATTATACGCTCGTCCTGATCATTTACTTGAACGGATGCCTGAAGACGCATGATAGAAATTTGCTCCTTCTTCAGCTCCACCATAATCTTCTTCGTTTCACTCATCTCAGCAAGTTGAGTTGCATACAGCCCACCAGACACGGTAGGCAAAGAAGAACTGGAAGCTGATTTCCGCGCACGGCCCGCTTTAGCTGCCTCCCTTCCAATGGGCCTAGGAAGATCTGTAGAGGCGTTTGAAGCTGCATCGGTTGGCACTTCATTGCAGGGTGTTGGGTGGGACTGTGCGTCAGCTACCTCCTGCACCTTCTGCGACTTCGTGGACTCGTGCGCGTGCCACTTGGGATAGTCGGCGAGCATAACCCAGCAGTGCGTATAAGCAAACGGCTTCCCCTCAATCCCCTTGTACGCTGTGCAAGCCCGTGCCATCTGCGAATCACATGAACCATGAcacaattcttaaatgaaaaagACAGCCTACCTGTTTGTGATCAAACCATACACATACTACAGAAACAGGCAACTAAAAAACTATCGAAGGAAAATGGAAGACCATCTAACACGGCATGCAATCAGCCATGAACACTAACTCAGGTGACCAAGTATAAGCCTACAACGAAGACAGCAGCAGCAATAACACATACTAGTCAGAATTAACTACGGCTAACTTTATCTGAAATAAGCCTACAACGAAGACAGCAGCAGCAATGTGATATCATTCTAGTCAGAATTAACTATGGCTAACTTTATCTGAAATATGTGTGATATCATTCTAGGCAGTAAGCAAAGTACAAATCAGACTTATGTACCTTGTCCCGCTCGTTGGTCCCACTTGGATTGAGCTGCTCCACCTTCCGAACTTGAACCACAAACTTGCTAACTGCGTCCGTGATGACCTTCATGTGGTTGATCAAAGCCTTATCTGATCTAGGCATCATTGAAGGCTGCCTGAATGTGTTGAAGTACTTGGCGATCCTTCCCCAGTACGTATCTTTTGACTGATCAGTTCCAACTATAGGGTCCTGGCTCACGTTTAACCATGCAGAGATGAGTAGCTCGTCCTCCGCATCTGTCCACTTTGTTCGGTCCGTCTTCGGGtccgccttcttcttcttcttcgcagTGGTCACCTTCTTCCTTATCTTGCCCTCACTACCCATGCTGAActgccccacctcctcctccggaACAGGGTCGACATCGAGACTATCGGTAAACACAAACTGCCCCATCTCTGCCCAAGGTGCAACTGAGGACGATGCCCCCTGCATTTGTGGCCCCGACCATGTCATCCGCTGCACTCCGTCCTGAAGAAAACTCTCGTAGAATGGATCCATGGAGCACCTGCACAGGACAACACAAAACCATGAACTTACAATTCATAACTGCAAAAATGTTTAAATGCAGAACTGCTAAAAGGTTTAGATTCTTCACTGCAAAAAGGTTTAAATTGAGAACTATTCAAAGGTTCACATTGTTCGGTGCAACAAGGTTTACTCCTGCACAACCACTCCTGGACTGCAAAAAGGTTGACTCCTGCACAACAACATAATGTACTGCTACCTCTGTTTGTAACTAGAGAGGAAACACGCACTGTATAGCACAAATTTGCAAGGCATTCAATCAACAAAATCAAGCATTCGAGCTAATGTCATTACTTCATCAGCCCACAACCATTCCTGGTGCATTGCCTGCATTACAGGTTCACGGACAACTGACCAAAACTCTAGGACCTGCCACAGATCATTAACCATTCATACTAGATTGCTTCACTACCATTACCATGATGACGGATATGTCTTACGCAACAATGATTACAACACAGAGGAATACAACAGTACAAGACAATTAACTAGAGGTCAACCTTTGGGGACCGGCTACCTCGACTTCACCGATTCCCAACAATTAGGTAACAAACACCATTCCCAACTAAAGCCTCCATGAACGATCAGATTCGATGGTCATTCCATCATCTGAACTATCAACAAGAAGCTCTTCCGAACTGGTATCAGCCGGAAGGATGACGTCATCGTCACTGTCCATGGAAGCTGATGGTTCCTCTTGTACTGCCACGCTGTAATTGTCGTCCGAAGCAACTGGGTTGTGCACAACACCACCGCTAAGAGCATCCTCTACTTGGAACACGAGTTGCTCCAAGTCCGCCGCAATGGTCTCGACCTGCAGAAGTGCCATGTTGAGATCCACGGCAGCAGGGGTGTTGTCGGGACTCAAGTTATCATTGGCCACCTTCTTCAAAGCGGCAGCCGCCTCTGCGACATGGTCCTGCATCGTCGACACGACACGAGCTACCATTGCGGCATCCATCTACAAGCACGGAAGAATAGCATCGGCGACGTCGCAATGTGCCAACAAACATAAAGACTCAGTCAAGCACCGTACAAATTTTAAAGTGCCTATCATGAATGACAAGATTCATATACTGATTCAACTGATCGAAACATTGAAAAGTAAGGCATACCACAAACTCTTAAATATATGTAACCAACAGATTTTACCATCCAATTTTTCCAGAATAGTTTGATTGTTCTATGAAAGTATGAACTATACCACAAATGTACAAGACTGAACATGCAATGCAACTCTATAGGCTCCAGAAAATGCAACAGAACAACAGAACAATCCCATCCTTTTGATTAGTTTTCAGTTTTGTACAAAAGTAAGAAACATCAACAGAACAATCCCATCCAATGGTCACACAACAAACGTGCGGGGAAAAGCAGTGTTCTTGGTGTTTGGTATACCGAAGGCAAGCTCGTGTGCAGGAAAGATGAGTGTATGAACCGCAAGGTGTTTGCCCAGACCAAGCCAAAGTTGCTTCTGTTAGTGAGCACTCCGGCGACACCCAACCCCGTGCTTGGAGCTCCTTCGCACGCACTCGTTGTTGCCTTCACCATGGACACTTGCTTCGTGAACAATCCAATACAGAAGGTGAACGAAAGAATGAAATACTGTGTGCCTTTTGTTCCATTTCATCCGGACTCCTTGGATCTGGAACCACACCTTCCTCCGCCCTCGCGCAGAGCTGGCCTTCGGCCCGTCCTCGCGCTGCAGCGCCTCCACATCCAATCCTCGCACGGGAACCCTACTCTCCACCCGCCCCCCACCAGAGGAGACCGCCTCCTTGAGCACCCGTACACCGGATTGCCTATTGTACCGCGACATCCACAGATCCAAGTGCTTTGTGGGAAAATAATTCGTACCTCCCGTCGTCACTCTGCGTCGCCGCTGCGCTTTGTACGCTGCTCCCCTCACCGGCGCCGCGTCCCTGCACATGCGCCCGTCGATGCAGTCGTCGGAATCCCCTCACCGACGCCGCCAACCTTCCTCCGCCGTCGTGCTCACCGATAGCGCCTCCTCTCACTGCCGCCTCTTCCGCCCGAGCGCGCGCCCGCAAACGACACCCCCCGCCCCGCGCTGCGAATCCGCGAAGGGATAGAAGAGAGGTTCCCCCGGGcgtgggaacctctctcctatcCCATCCGCTGCCGGCCCGGGAAGGGAACCCCTTGGACCTGCCGCCTTGTTCCCGTCGCACGCCTTTACCCATCGGGAAGGGATTTGGGACTGTGACGGGCAAcggttggagatggcctaagagCGACCATTCTTAACCCATTAAGAAAGAGATGAGTTAGAGACCAATTTAGGCATattaacaacaagaagaggtaCGATTGGCTCTAAGACAAGATGAGGAATAAAAATAGAACAAACACTTAGGACTCAAGGATAAACTTTAGTGGTTGTCTTAGAGAGGTTGAAAAAATTTTATTCACCCATTCTAagcatttttaggctactttattaaaccaagctttgatgtcacgctgtgaggaactgtccagataatattctaattaatcatcaagtcgGTTATTTGCATAACCACGACTAcaacgattaactagaatattaccccggtagtcccggcatgtgtttccTCTAGGATCGAAAcacacacctttacaacaagcacaccATCACAggacataataaagagtgagtaattaaattaagttacaagtctttaagtagatttaCTTTACAACAAAAGTATAAACAGAACATTGTTAGCGTAGCAACGCAACGGAATAAAATAcatgacaacaaaagatgagtaGCGCTATTTTCCCTAAGGCGCTactccaaaataacatcaaccgAGTAGACGACACTACACATGCCAGTCGCAAACATCGGCGGGCGTAAAATAGCCAAATACTAaaccttcctcacctgaaaagcaaaccaTGCACGTGAGTACcttcacaagacttaatccataataggcacttataattagcctgactccaaggagaatgcaatttggataattagcaagg
Proteins encoded:
- the LOC133905988 gene encoding uncharacterized protein LOC133905988, with protein sequence MSRGTIASTFHTYTMTSFTSGDQFMFSSDSSDDEEELMMMVAIEEEELRTQGRTRHWGSVLGHAVIDRGHQEGAARLFRDYFSNNPVYGDILFRRRFRMSRALFLRIAAAVENHDPWFRQKRDATGKLGLSPLQKMIAAIRQLAYGVSADAVDEYVRIGGSTAMLALTKFVEAVVLLFSDEYLRSPTAEDTARLLAIGEQRGFPGMLGSIDCMHWVWKNYPKAWHGAYTGHTRKPSIVLEAVASYDLWIWHAFFGMPGSLNDINVLHRSNIFSRLTDGTAPPVSYTINGTTYDMGYYLGDGIYPEWATIVKPIPSPRGNKSVLFSAMQAAVRKDVELAFGVLQSRFAIIRGPGRIWEQRTLHNIMTACIIMHNMIIEDERGGTDVNEVFEYMGEKATIEGRDPDQAVLQYIEATEAIRNRAIHHQLRDDLVEHIWSRHGAQ